In Amycolatopsis methanolica 239, a single genomic region encodes these proteins:
- a CDS encoding TetR/AcrR family transcriptional regulator: MNSATTRRMAATAARITTVARQLTAERGLTGFTVEEVCERAGISRRTFFNYFATKDDAVLGRSAHRDDHDLVEGFLAAGGDLVDDLVRLTAGRWVRADITVEKCREVQAAVEREPRLLARFFEQLLRDEQSDVELVERREGLPAGDLRAAAAVQIVGALAGASVREFLREGNTTSFGDLLTRRLAAARALLSPDTERTP; encoded by the coding sequence ATGAATAGTGCAACCACCCGGCGGATGGCCGCCACCGCCGCCCGAATCACCACGGTGGCGCGGCAGCTCACCGCCGAGCGGGGGCTGACCGGCTTCACCGTCGAGGAGGTGTGCGAGCGGGCCGGCATCTCGCGCCGCACCTTCTTCAACTACTTCGCCACCAAGGACGACGCCGTCCTCGGCCGGTCCGCGCACCGGGACGACCACGACCTGGTCGAGGGGTTCCTCGCCGCGGGCGGCGACCTGGTCGACGACCTCGTGCGGCTCACCGCGGGCCGGTGGGTCCGCGCCGACATCACGGTCGAGAAGTGCCGCGAGGTGCAGGCCGCCGTCGAGCGGGAACCCCGCCTGCTCGCAAGGTTCTTCGAGCAGCTGCTGCGCGACGAACAGTCCGATGTGGAGCTGGTCGAGCGCCGCGAGGGACTGCCCGCGGGCGACCTGCGCGCCGCCGCCGCGGTGCAGATCGTCGGCGCCCTCGCCGGGGCCTCGGTGCGCGAGTTCCTCCGCGAGGGCAACACGACCAGCTTCGGCGACCTCCTCACGCGCCGGCTCGCCGCCGCGCGCGCCCTGCTGTCCCCCGACACCGAACGGACGCCATGA
- a CDS encoding MDR family MFS transporter: MTTTAPAPLLLTQRRIWIIFSALIAGMLLSSLDQTIVATAMPTIVGDLGGVEHQVWITTAYLLATTIVMPIYGKFGDVLGRRRLFLVAIALFTLASVGCAFATDFWVFVVFRALQGFGGGGLMILSQAIIADIVPANERGKYLGPLGGIFGLSAVGGPLLGGFFVDHLTWQWAFYINIPVGVAAFVIALVALTLPSKKATQPIDLAGVVSLSLATTCLIFFTDFGGDKDHGWAAMETWAWGLGLLVSAVAFVVAEKRAADPIIPLSLFRNGIFVNATAIGLALGLGMFAAIGFVPTFLQMSSGTSAAASGLLLLPMMVGLIGTSIVSGSAITKTGRYRIYPILGTVITAVAMVLMTTLAADTPIWLICVYLFVFGAGLGLIMQVVVLVVQNAVPAAMIGTATSTNNYFREVGAALGTAVFGTIFTTRLTENLNGVFTAAGASATDASAATATLDPAALNQLPEPVRDGVVAAYADALAPVFWYLLPFIGIAFALSLVLKQIPLSDVAGLVARGEAIGGEEAERLEAEQRRA; the protein is encoded by the coding sequence ATGACGACCACCGCGCCCGCTCCGCTGCTGCTGACCCAGCGGCGGATCTGGATCATCTTCAGCGCCCTCATCGCGGGCATGCTGCTGTCCAGCCTCGACCAGACGATCGTGGCGACCGCGATGCCGACCATCGTCGGCGACCTCGGCGGCGTCGAGCACCAGGTGTGGATCACCACCGCCTACCTGCTCGCGACCACGATCGTCATGCCGATCTACGGCAAGTTCGGCGACGTCCTCGGCCGCAGGCGGCTGTTCCTCGTCGCGATCGCGTTGTTCACCCTCGCGTCCGTGGGGTGCGCCTTCGCCACCGACTTCTGGGTGTTCGTGGTGTTCCGCGCGCTGCAGGGCTTCGGCGGCGGCGGGCTGATGATCCTGTCCCAGGCCATCATCGCCGACATCGTGCCCGCCAACGAGCGCGGCAAGTACCTCGGCCCGCTCGGCGGCATCTTCGGGCTGTCGGCCGTCGGCGGCCCGCTGCTCGGCGGGTTCTTCGTCGACCACCTCACCTGGCAGTGGGCGTTCTACATCAACATCCCGGTCGGCGTCGCGGCGTTCGTCATCGCGCTGGTCGCGCTGACGCTGCCGAGCAAGAAGGCGACCCAGCCGATCGACCTGGCCGGTGTGGTGTCGCTGTCACTGGCCACCACCTGCCTGATCTTCTTCACCGACTTCGGGGGAGACAAGGACCACGGCTGGGCCGCGATGGAGACCTGGGCGTGGGGCCTCGGCCTGCTCGTGTCGGCGGTGGCCTTCGTCGTGGCCGAGAAGCGTGCCGCGGACCCGATCATCCCGCTGAGCCTGTTCCGCAACGGGATCTTCGTCAACGCCACCGCGATCGGGCTCGCGCTCGGCCTCGGCATGTTCGCCGCGATCGGGTTCGTGCCGACGTTCCTGCAGATGTCCTCGGGCACCTCGGCGGCCGCCTCCGGCCTGCTGCTCCTGCCGATGATGGTCGGCCTCATCGGCACCTCGATCGTGTCCGGGTCGGCGATCACGAAGACCGGGCGGTACCGGATCTACCCGATCCTCGGCACGGTGATCACGGCCGTGGCGATGGTCCTGATGACCACACTCGCCGCGGACACGCCGATCTGGCTGATCTGCGTGTACCTGTTCGTGTTCGGCGCCGGGCTCGGGCTGATCATGCAGGTCGTCGTGCTGGTGGTGCAGAACGCCGTGCCCGCGGCGATGATCGGCACCGCGACGAGCACGAACAACTACTTCCGCGAGGTCGGCGCGGCGCTCGGCACGGCGGTGTTCGGCACCATCTTCACCACGCGGCTGACCGAGAACCTCAACGGCGTCTTCACCGCCGCCGGCGCGTCGGCGACGGACGCCTCGGCCGCCACCGCGACCCTCGACCCGGCCGCGTTGAACCAGCTACCGGAACCGGTGCGCGACGGCGTGGTCGCCGCCTACGCCGACGCGCTCGCCCCGGTGTTCTGGTACCTGCTGCCGTTCATCGGCATCGCGTTCGCGTTGTCGCTGGTGCTGAAGCAGATCCCGCTCTCCGACGTGGCCGGCCTCGTCGCCCGCGGCGAAGCCATCGGCGGCGAGGAGGCCGAACGCCTGGAGGCCGAGCAGCGCCGGGCCTGA
- a CDS encoding GH12 family glycosyl hydrolase domain-containing protein, translating into MKRKLPAVLLAAPLVLLSATACDPGSSWATQASRGGPAPSSSVSSAPGTTSAAASSTTRTPPITSSTSSTSSSMTPRSTPATSTSGTSTSAASTPVPDKTCTDPVFTTSDPDGGWSDGGYYVHNNMWNQDEAGPETLHACAHDNWYVDSTQPDSTSVKTYPNVHKDINNLDGAPLSNYSTITSTFAGRGPATGIYDVAYDIWLNGVGQQPGVTELMVWTENHNQVPSGEKVATYTAGGVTYDVWANGSGYLAFVAQSTQYSGAIDIKAMIDWSVGRGYIPPNPTVNQLGYGIEFCSTGGVPARFTVSDFSVTMN; encoded by the coding sequence ATGAAACGCAAGTTGCCGGCGGTGCTGCTCGCCGCTCCCCTGGTCCTGCTGAGCGCCACGGCCTGCGACCCCGGGAGTTCCTGGGCCACGCAGGCCTCCCGCGGCGGACCTGCCCCGTCGTCCAGCGTGAGCTCCGCGCCGGGCACGACCAGCGCCGCGGCGAGCAGCACGACCAGGACCCCGCCCATCACGTCCAGCACATCCAGCACGTCCAGCAGCATGACGCCCCGAAGCACGCCCGCCACGAGCACGTCCGGCACCAGCACCTCCGCCGCGAGCACCCCCGTGCCGGACAAGACCTGCACCGATCCGGTGTTCACCACCAGCGACCCCGACGGCGGCTGGTCCGACGGCGGCTACTACGTGCACAACAACATGTGGAACCAGGACGAGGCGGGCCCGGAAACCCTGCACGCCTGCGCCCACGACAACTGGTACGTCGACTCCACCCAGCCCGACTCCACGTCGGTGAAGACCTACCCGAACGTCCACAAGGACATCAACAACCTCGACGGTGCCCCGTTGTCGAACTACTCCACCATCACCTCCACCTTCGCCGGCCGCGGTCCCGCCACCGGGATCTACGACGTCGCCTACGACATCTGGCTCAACGGCGTCGGTCAGCAGCCCGGGGTCACCGAACTGATGGTGTGGACGGAGAACCACAACCAGGTGCCCTCCGGGGAGAAGGTCGCCACCTACACCGCGGGCGGCGTGACCTACGACGTGTGGGCCAACGGCAGCGGCTACCTCGCCTTCGTCGCGCAGTCCACCCAGTACTCCGGCGCCATCGACATCAAGGCGATGATCGACTGGTCGGTCGGCCGCGGCTACATCCCGCCGAACCCGACCGTCAACCAGCTCGGCTACGGCATCGAGTTCTGCTCCACCGGCGGCGTGCCCGCCCGGTTCACCGTCTCCGACTTCTCGGTGACGATGAACTGA
- a CDS encoding GntR family transcriptional regulator — MSARHGRGSSLRRTSFENKQQLSEKVAAYIREGIMVGQFRAGEYIRTERLAEELGVSPTPVREALMLLGSEGSVRWEPRRGYRVVPLTTRDVGDLFRVQAFIAGELAARAATELRDEELDLLEETQAKLEQAERDGDFDRVETLNYQIHRTINKASDSARLAVLLGVTVNYVPLGYYASIEGWSSASAHDHSSIFQALRARDPEGARKAMAAHIEHVGGQLVEHLRRREVLS, encoded by the coding sequence ATGAGTGCAAGGCACGGCCGCGGGAGCAGCTTGCGGCGCACGTCGTTCGAGAACAAGCAGCAGCTCAGCGAAAAGGTCGCCGCCTACATCCGCGAGGGCATCATGGTCGGCCAGTTCCGCGCCGGCGAGTACATCCGCACCGAGCGGCTCGCCGAGGAGCTCGGCGTCAGCCCCACCCCGGTGCGCGAGGCGCTGATGCTGCTGGGTAGTGAGGGGTCGGTGCGCTGGGAGCCGCGGCGCGGCTACCGGGTCGTGCCGCTGACCACCCGGGATGTCGGCGACCTCTTCCGGGTGCAAGCCTTCATCGCGGGCGAGCTCGCCGCGCGTGCCGCCACCGAGCTGCGGGACGAGGAGCTGGACCTGCTGGAGGAGACCCAGGCCAAGCTGGAACAGGCCGAGCGGGACGGCGACTTCGACCGCGTCGAGACGCTGAACTACCAGATCCACCGCACGATCAACAAGGCGTCGGACTCGGCGCGGCTGGCCGTTCTGCTCGGCGTCACGGTGAACTACGTGCCGCTGGGGTACTACGCCTCGATCGAGGGGTGGTCGTCGGCCTCGGCCCACGACCACAGCTCGATCTTCCAGGCTCTGCGGGCCCGTGACCCGGAGGGGGCCCGCAAGGCGATGGCGGCGCACATCGAGCACGTGGGCGGGCAGCTCGTCGAACACCTGCGCCGGCGCGAAGTGCTCAGCTGA
- a CDS encoding CoA transferase, with translation MTVPLAGLRVIELSSYVASPLGGVTLAQLGADVIRVDPLGGGADRQRWPLAPNGESLYWAGLNQGKRSVAVDLRSAEGAALVADLVAASGPDGGIVLTNARPRPGLSPADLRRRRPDLIHVQLHGTRDGGTAVDYTVNAACGFADLTGPEDRTGPVNHVLPAWDVATGLYLAVGLLAAERQRRRTGEGACLTVALEDVALATAGNLGYLAEAQLRDDPRGRIGNQVYGDFGRDFRTADGVRIMVLVLTPRHWRDLLAATGTGAVVAALEDALGADFTRAADRYRHRDVLAGLFGAWIEARKCDEVQSVLRPTSVLWSRYRTFAELARGSTLSRHPLFGPLTQPGVGGYLAPGPPLVLDGRQAGPSPAPELGAHTGEVLAELLPSARVEELRARGVIGG, from the coding sequence GTGACCGTGCCGCTGGCGGGGCTGCGGGTGATCGAGCTGTCCAGCTACGTCGCCTCACCGCTGGGCGGCGTGACGCTCGCGCAGCTGGGCGCCGACGTCATCCGCGTCGACCCGCTCGGCGGCGGGGCCGACCGGCAGCGCTGGCCGCTCGCGCCGAACGGGGAAAGCCTTTACTGGGCGGGGCTCAACCAGGGCAAGCGGTCGGTGGCGGTGGACCTGCGCTCGGCCGAGGGCGCGGCGCTGGTCGCCGATCTGGTGGCGGCGAGCGGGCCGGACGGCGGCATCGTGCTGACCAACGCGCGGCCCCGGCCCGGCCTGTCCCCCGCCGACCTCCGGCGCCGCCGTCCGGACCTGATCCACGTCCAGCTGCACGGCACCCGCGACGGCGGCACCGCCGTCGACTACACCGTCAACGCCGCGTGCGGGTTCGCGGACCTGACCGGCCCCGAGGACCGGACCGGCCCGGTCAACCACGTGCTGCCCGCGTGGGACGTGGCCACCGGCCTGTACCTCGCGGTCGGGCTGCTGGCCGCGGAACGGCAACGTCGGCGCACGGGCGAGGGCGCCTGCCTGACCGTCGCGCTGGAGGACGTCGCACTCGCCACCGCGGGCAACCTCGGCTACCTCGCCGAGGCGCAGCTGCGCGACGATCCCCGCGGCCGCATCGGCAACCAGGTCTACGGCGACTTCGGCCGCGACTTCCGCACCGCCGACGGCGTCCGGATCATGGTCCTGGTGCTCACACCCCGGCACTGGCGGGACCTGCTCGCCGCGACCGGCACCGGGGCCGTCGTCGCGGCGCTGGAGGACGCGCTCGGCGCGGACTTCACCCGCGCCGCGGACCGCTACCGGCACCGGGACGTGCTCGCCGGGCTGTTCGGGGCCTGGATCGAGGCGCGCAAGTGCGACGAGGTGCAGTCCGTATTGCGGCCGACGTCGGTGTTGTGGTCGCGCTACCGCACGTTCGCCGAGCTGGCACGGGGCTCCACGCTGTCGCGGCACCCGCTGTTCGGGCCGCTCACGCAGCCCGGTGTCGGCGGCTACCTCGCGCCCGGCCCGCCGCTGGTGCTCGACGGCCGGCAGGCAGGGCCGTCGCCCGCGCCGGAGCTCGGCGCGCACACCGGCGAGGTGCTCGCCGAACTGCTGCCGTCGGCGCGAGTCGAGGAGCTGCGCGCTCGCGGGGTGATCGGCGGGTGA
- a CDS encoding acyl-CoA dehydrogenase family protein, producing MDGLTEDETAIVAAVAEWVDREVRPVARELEHANSYPEKLIEAMKQMGIFGLAIPAPWGEASVSAQCYAAVTEELARGWMSLAGAMGGHTVVAKLLVDYGTREQQDRYLPRMATGELRATMALTEPGGGSDLQALRTTARRDGPEYVVNGSKTWITNARRSDLVALLCKTDPAADPPHRGISVLLVEKGAGFHVSRDLPKLGYKGVESCELSFDDLRVPAGAVLGGVEGQGFAQMMRGLEIGRIQVASRALGVARAALEDSLRYAQERESFGKPIWQHQSIGNYLADMATKLEAARQLVLMAARRYDSGQRCDMEAGMAKLFASETAMEVALNAVRIHGGYGYSTEFDVERYFRDAPLMIVGEGTNEIQRGVIARQLISRNRI from the coding sequence ATGGACGGCCTGACCGAGGACGAGACGGCGATCGTCGCGGCGGTCGCCGAGTGGGTCGACCGCGAGGTGCGGCCGGTGGCGCGGGAGCTGGAACACGCGAACAGCTATCCGGAGAAGCTCATCGAGGCGATGAAGCAGATGGGCATCTTCGGGCTGGCGATCCCGGCACCGTGGGGCGAGGCGTCGGTGTCGGCGCAGTGCTACGCCGCGGTCACCGAGGAACTGGCGCGCGGCTGGATGAGCCTGGCCGGCGCGATGGGCGGGCACACGGTGGTCGCCAAGCTGCTGGTCGACTACGGCACGCGGGAGCAGCAGGACCGCTACCTGCCGCGGATGGCGACCGGCGAGCTGCGGGCCACGATGGCGCTGACCGAGCCCGGCGGCGGCTCGGACCTGCAGGCCCTGCGCACGACCGCGCGCCGCGACGGCCCGGAGTACGTGGTCAACGGGTCCAAGACCTGGATCACCAACGCCCGCCGCTCGGACCTGGTCGCGCTGCTGTGCAAGACCGACCCCGCGGCCGACCCGCCGCACCGGGGGATCAGCGTGCTGCTGGTGGAAAAGGGCGCCGGTTTCCACGTCTCCCGAGACCTGCCGAAGCTGGGCTACAAGGGTGTGGAGAGCTGCGAGCTGTCCTTCGACGACCTCCGCGTCCCGGCCGGTGCCGTGCTGGGCGGCGTCGAGGGGCAGGGGTTCGCGCAGATGATGCGCGGGCTGGAGATCGGGCGGATACAGGTCGCCTCCCGCGCCCTTGGCGTGGCCCGGGCCGCGCTGGAGGACTCGCTGCGGTATGCCCAGGAGCGGGAGTCGTTCGGGAAGCCGATTTGGCAGCACCAGTCGATCGGGAACTATCTGGCGGATATGGCGACGAAGTTGGAGGCGGCGCGGCAGCTGGTGTTGATGGCCGCCCGTCGCTACGACTCGGGGCAGCGGTGTGACATGGAGGCGGGGATGGCGAAGTTGTTCGCGTCGGAGACGGCGATGGAGGTGGCGTTGAACGCGGTGCGGATTCACGGTGGGTATGGGTATTCGACGGAGTTCGATGTGGAGCGGTATTTCCGGGACGCGCCGTTGATGATCGTGGGTGAGGGCACCAACGAGATCCAGCGTGGTGTGATCGCGCGGCAGTTGATCAGCCGGAACCGGATCTGA
- a CDS encoding FAS1-like dehydratase domain-containing protein → MVGIVERTEVVSPEPARALGALLDVPVPDLSREGLPLLWHWLYLLERPAQTDLGPDGHPVRNCVPAPPGPGRRRMWAGGQVRTRGVLRCGEPATRRTRVASVADKQGRTGPLTFVAVEHLISQGGRVVVEERQDIVYRPATAGGLTAAEGSEVVPAGPGEWAIEVTPTLLFRFSALTYNAHRIHYDRDYARDVEGYPGLLTHGPLQALAMAEAARATGVGGEVEFTYRLVAPLFDHQGLITHATKEPDSVATSVRDRHGRQTATGVLRSAA, encoded by the coding sequence ATGGTGGGGATCGTGGAACGCACCGAAGTGGTGTCGCCGGAGCCGGCGCGGGCGCTGGGCGCGTTGCTGGACGTGCCGGTGCCCGATCTGTCGCGCGAGGGGCTGCCGTTGTTGTGGCACTGGCTGTATCTGCTTGAGCGGCCGGCGCAGACGGATCTGGGGCCGGATGGGCATCCGGTGCGTAACTGTGTGCCGGCGCCGCCGGGGCCGGGGCGGCGGCGGATGTGGGCCGGGGGCCAGGTCCGCACCCGCGGGGTGTTGCGGTGCGGGGAGCCGGCGACCCGGCGCACCCGGGTGGCCTCGGTGGCCGACAAGCAGGGCCGCACCGGGCCGTTGACCTTCGTGGCGGTGGAACACCTGATCTCCCAGGGCGGGCGGGTGGTGGTCGAGGAGCGGCAGGACATCGTCTACCGGCCCGCCACCGCCGGTGGGCTGACCGCGGCCGAGGGTTCCGAGGTGGTGCCGGCCGGGCCGGGTGAGTGGGCGATCGAGGTGACACCGACGTTGTTGTTCCGGTTCTCCGCGCTGACCTACAACGCGCACCGGATTCATTACGACCGCGACTACGCCCGGGACGTGGAGGGCTATCCGGGGTTGCTGACCCACGGGCCGCTGCAGGCGCTCGCGATGGCCGAAGCCGCCCGCGCCACCGGTGTCGGCGGTGAGGTGGAGTTCACCTACCGGCTGGTGGCGCCACTGTTCGACCACCAGGGCCTGATCACCCACGCCACCAAGGAACCCGACAGCGTAGCCACGAGTGTGCGGGACAGGCACGGGCGGCAGACCGCCACCGGCGTCCTGCGGAGTGCCGCATGA
- a CDS encoding HpcH/HpaI aldolase/citrate lyase family protein encodes MIAGARSFLFVPGHRPDRFPKAAASGADVIVLDLEDAVAPDHKATAREHVRAWLADGHEAVVRINGPGTPWYDDDLAAISRQATAIMVPKAEDPTALESIGAPVIPLIETALGITRAVDVCAAEGVVRPAFGSIDLATQLGVDHHSHTALHHARSTLVLAAAATGRAAPIDGVTTTLHNTDILQADLAHAIELGFTGKLCIHPRQIGPVHEACTPTAAEVEWAEGVLASVGDGSVGVHNGQMVDRPVILRAQAILARTGAG; translated from the coding sequence ATGATCGCCGGTGCGCGGAGTTTCCTGTTCGTGCCCGGCCACCGCCCCGACCGGTTCCCCAAAGCCGCCGCCTCCGGCGCCGACGTGATCGTGCTCGATTTGGAAGACGCCGTCGCTCCCGACCACAAGGCTACGGCGCGGGAACACGTCCGGGCGTGGCTGGCCGACGGTCATGAGGCGGTGGTGCGGATCAACGGCCCGGGCACGCCGTGGTACGACGACGACCTCGCCGCCATCAGCCGGCAGGCCACCGCGATCATGGTGCCCAAGGCCGAGGACCCCACGGCGCTGGAATCGATCGGCGCACCGGTCATCCCGCTGATCGAAACCGCCCTCGGCATCACCCGCGCCGTGGACGTGTGCGCCGCCGAGGGCGTGGTGCGGCCCGCGTTCGGCAGCATCGACCTCGCCACCCAACTCGGCGTCGACCACCACTCCCACACCGCCCTGCACCACGCCCGCTCCACCCTGGTACTCGCCGCCGCGGCCACCGGACGCGCCGCCCCGATCGACGGCGTCACCACCACCCTCCACAACACCGACATCCTCCAGGCCGACCTCGCGCACGCGATCGAGCTCGGCTTCACCGGCAAACTCTGCATCCACCCCCGCCAGATCGGCCCCGTGCACGAGGCCTGCACCCCCACCGCCGCGGAGGTCGAGTGGGCGGAGGGGGTGCTGGCCTCGGTGGGCGACGGGTCGGTGGGTGTCCACAACGGGCAGATGGTGGACCGGCCGGTCATCCTGCGCGCGCAAGCGATCCTCGCCCGCACCGGCGCGGGATAG
- a CDS encoding helix-turn-helix transcriptional regulator, with protein sequence MSKTSARLLELLSLLQTRRDWAGAELAARLGVSTRTVRRDVDRLRDLGYPVHATRGAAGYRLGAGAALPPLLLDDEEAVAVAVSLGTAAGGSVAGIGETAVRALAKLEQVLPSRLRHRVRTLQQATVRAGLAPGPQVPAGTLVAIAEACRRHERLRFDYADHTGAASRREVEPHSLVSWGRRWYLVAWDVARDGWRTFRVDRVTPKSPGGARFTPREPPCGDVAVYLERQLSSRMWPCRATVVLHESATAVAGRGWPGTGTLEPVDDTSCLLHVGADTLHALVWMITSVDAAFTLADGPPELAEALRRQGERCLRAVTGTSAGTAGPAPAAATRPG encoded by the coding sequence GTGTCGAAGACCTCGGCGCGGCTGCTCGAATTGCTGTCCCTGCTGCAGACCCGGCGCGACTGGGCGGGCGCGGAACTCGCCGCGCGCCTCGGCGTCAGCACGCGCACGGTGCGCCGGGACGTGGACCGCTTGCGCGACCTGGGTTATCCGGTGCACGCGACGCGCGGCGCCGCCGGGTACCGGCTCGGCGCGGGCGCCGCGCTGCCGCCGCTGCTCCTCGACGACGAGGAAGCCGTGGCGGTGGCGGTCAGCCTGGGCACGGCGGCCGGTGGTTCGGTCGCGGGCATCGGGGAGACCGCGGTGCGGGCGCTCGCGAAGCTGGAGCAGGTGCTGCCGTCGCGGCTGCGGCACCGGGTGCGCACCCTCCAGCAGGCGACGGTGCGGGCCGGGCTCGCCCCCGGGCCGCAGGTGCCGGCCGGGACGCTGGTGGCGATCGCCGAGGCGTGCCGGCGTCACGAGCGGCTCCGGTTCGACTACGCCGACCACACCGGCGCCGCGTCCCGCCGCGAGGTCGAGCCGCACTCGCTGGTCAGCTGGGGACGGCGGTGGTACCTGGTCGCCTGGGACGTCGCCCGCGACGGCTGGCGGACCTTCCGCGTGGACCGCGTGACGCCGAAGTCCCCCGGCGGAGCCCGGTTCACGCCGCGGGAGCCGCCGTGCGGGGACGTGGCGGTGTACCTGGAGCGGCAGTTGTCGTCGCGGATGTGGCCCTGCCGGGCGACGGTCGTGCTGCACGAATCCGCGACCGCCGTGGCCGGCCGGGGCTGGCCGGGAACCGGCACGCTCGAACCGGTCGACGACACGAGCTGCCTGCTGCACGTCGGCGCCGACACCCTGCACGCGCTGGTGTGGATGATCACCTCGGTCGACGCGGCCTTCACACTCGCCGACGGCCCACCGGAACTCGCCGAAGCCCTGCGGCGGCAGGGCGAACGCTGCCTGAGGGCGGTCACGGGCACGTCTGCTGGTACGGCAGGTCCGGCACCTGCTGCCGCCACTCGTCCGGGTTGA